In Leishmania donovani BPK282A1 complete genome, chromosome 35, the following are encoded in one genomic region:
- a CDS encoding inositol phosphorylceramide synthase, whose amino-acid sequence MTSHVTVHDVDGDEDIETDLVPWYKQPLPLGTQVMRFILLLLLTVMFLGVAILVANARMPDPKKVRPLPDLLLEWIPKVTLVENGSNVIIFLLNATTVVVGFKVFLLERHMNGLPSVTFLVGIPKIGSFLNRIAFGVVDSGRRPFPLKNVFPIMTIRFLTSYAVVMVFRTFVIMGTSYPATDNHCQNPQVIEHPVLNVILTLVTLSSGAIHCGDLMFSGHTMILSLAFILAWDYSPFLHPWAVRVWVSALLPISYYCILASRSHYTDDILVAMYVMIATYKLIDHAETGAPWQMQLLIRWMPWPGTNAIEEKWAAEEVVVVVQTPAEDSTDASAAVPEHENPIKETLPAQTATGGSSSSGTPLLRMHDSPSIGHLHSGVRETTQG is encoded by the coding sequence ATGACGAGTCACGTGACAGTGCACGATGTGGACGGCGATGAAGATATTGAGACCGACCTCGTGCCGTGGTACAAGCAGCCGCTACCCTTGGGTACGCAGGTGATGCGGTTCATCcttttgctgctgctcacggtGATGTTCCTCGGCGTGGCTATTCTCGTCGCGAACGCACGTATGCCGGACCCCAAGAAGGTGCGCCCGCTGCCCGATCTGCTTCTCGAGTGGATTCCGAAGGTGACGCTTGTCGAGAATGGCAGCAACGTCATCATCTTTCTGCTGAACGCtacgacggtggtggtgggcttCAAGGTCTTTTTGCTGGAGCGACACATGAATGGACTGCCCAGCGTTACCTTCTTGGTGGGTATCCCGAAGATCGGCTCCTTTCTAAACCGCATCGCGTTTGGCGTTGTCGACTCGGGGCGGCGTCCCTTCCCGCTGAAGAATGTCTTCCCAATTATGACCATTCGCTTCCTGACGTCGTACGCCGTGGTGATGGTGTTCCGCACATTTGTAATCATGGGGACGTCGTACCCGGCAACCGACAACCACTGTCAGAATCCGCAAGTGATCGAGCACCCAGTACTCAACGTTATCCTTACCCTCGTCACACTAAGCAGTGGTGCGATCCACTGCGGCGATCTGATGTTCAGCGGGCACACGATGATCCTCAGCCTCGCCTTCATTCTAGCGTGGGACTACAGCCCTTTTCTGCACCCGTgggcggtgcgtgtgtgggtgtccGCGCTTCTGCCCATCAGCTATTACTGTATCCTTGCCTCTCGCTCCCACTACACGGATGACATCCTGGTGGCGATGTACGTGATGATCGCGACGTATAAGCTCATCGATCATGCGGAGACTGGCGCGCCGTGGcagatgcagctgctgattCGCTGGATGCCATGGCCAGGCACCAACGCGATCGAGGAGAAATGGGCGGCTGAAGAGGTTGTAGTTGTTGTTCAAACGCCTGCAGAAGACTCGACTGATGCGTCGGCGGCTGTGCCTGAGCACGAAAACCCCATCAAGGAGACGCTTCCTGCGCAAACGGCAACGGGCGGTTCTAGTAGTAGCGGTACACCCCTGTTGAGGATGCACGACTCACCAAGCATCGGACATCTGCACTCTGGTGTGCGCGAGACGACACAAGGGTGA
- a CDS encoding diacylglycerol kinase-like protein, producing the protein MTSLSHSPRTRGGARTFFALVNLRSGGRRSSEYVLHKLSDTLGADRVWVLFEGGTAERHRSQLELFLRKQAPKYVIVAGGDGTISFAMDVIKRLHDQNLLSPNRGVIAPFPLGTGNDFSFTLGFGSGFARWIVLGEKRFQRLMRDYETATVTNVDRWSLQVTTTTARHPSGLVHTHVFNNYFSIGFDAAVANRLNRFRGRHPNLFTTRPVVKLWYAAFAVMALFTEKKIGSSILLEVDGRRVPVPASAKSVAVCNMLTYAGGAVAWNGDAVDHYAKPSVWDGRVEIVCFYGIWHLALVRLGWCYGKKLGQGTTACIETDCHSCQFDGEEVLNVADSKGKSTFRILHFSTSECLTVPPRQETNVFVLLLALAAAVLAIVGILYRSPVS; encoded by the coding sequence ATGACCTCTTTGTCGCACAGCCCCCGCAcaagaggcggcgcgcggACGTTTTTTGCACTCGTGAATCTGCGCAGCGGGGGACGCCGCTCCTCAGAGTACGTGCTCCACAAGCTGAGCGATACACTTGGCGCCGATCGGGTGTGGGTCCTCTTCGAAGGCGGAACTGCGGAGCGTCACCGCTCTCAGCTCGAGCTCTTCCTACGCAAGCAGGCGCCCAAGTACGTCATTGttgccggcggtgacggtACCATCTCCTTCGCGATGGATGTAATCAAGCGACTGCACGATCAAAACTTGCTCTCACCCAACCGTGGCGTGATTGCGCCTTTCCCGCTCGGCACCGGCAACGATTTCAGCTTTACGCTCGGCTTCGGCAGTGGTTTTGCACGCTGGATCGTGCTGGGCGAGAAACGCTTCCAGCGCCTGATGCGCGACTACGAGACGGCCACCGTCACCAACGTTGATAGATGGTCTCTTCAAGTGACTACCACGACGGCACGGCACCCCAGTGGTTTGGTGCACACCCACGTATTCAACAATTACTTCTCCATCGGTTTTGATGCAGCGGTGGCAAACCGACTCAACCGCTTTCGCGGTCGTCACCCCAATCTCTTCACAACTAGGCCAGTGGTCAAGCTGTGGTACGCTGCCTTTGCCGTCATGGCTCTCTTTACCGAAAAGAAGATCGGCTCCTCCATTCTGCTTGAAGTTGACGGGCGCCgagtgccggtgccggcgagTGCCAAATCTGTCGCGGTGTGTAACATGCTGACGtacgccggcggtgctgtcgccTGGAACGGCGATGCCGTTGACCACTACGCAAAGCCGTCTGTGTGGGATGGCCGCGTGGAGATTGTCTGCTTCTATGGCATATGGCATCTGGCGCTTGTGCGCCTCGGCTGGTGCTATGGGAAGAAGCTCGGACAGGGCACCACTGCCTGTATCGAAACCGATTGTCACTCCTGCCAGTTTgatggcgaggaggtgctgaacgTGGCGGACAGCAAGGGCAAATCGACGTTCCGCATTCTCCACTTCTCCACTTCAGAGTGCCTAACcgtgccgccacggcaggAGACGAATGTCTTTGTCCTCCTGCTCGCGCTTGCCGCGGCGGTACTAGCCATCGTCGGCATTTTGTACCGCTCCCCCGTTTCGTAG
- a CDS encoding amino acid permease, putative, whose product MSHASLLAAALSISVTTIGAGVLAIPATFESDGVALVALALLVVGVFTVVSIDFLILCINKLGANSYEEISDKLLGRAFKEIIRWMLIVYNIGTAVGYIVVIGEIFTPMLPVIRLYVPWLSSSSHIMIASWSLVMLPLSCLPKVSHLYVTSFLAIAATFFISGIIVYRYFVPLSSAPAARNSEEDIKYFCVSRRSLLALPVVMFAFDCQSLVFQVWTELAYPSRGSMAKVATVSVLVTSLVYGVVGFFGYMANTPHVHGNILTNYDPMRDRLFAIGETFYSITVNVAYVLILIPCRDAIFQMWYGFSHTHESLEIPHHSNLLVSVLLSFFCLCLALLVPGFLYIVALMGAFCSSTLCFTYPALFRQRLHILGLAPYAGYERLAVWAMYFFGFSGAMMGFFVLVGM is encoded by the coding sequence ATGTCTCACGCTTCACTTCTagcagcggcgctcagcATATCGGTCACCACTATTGGCGCCGGTGTGCTGGCAATACCAGCCACATTCGAGTCGGATGGGGTCGCGCTGGTGGCACTCGCCCtgctcgtcgtcggcgtcttcACTGTCGTCTCCATCGACTTTCTAATCCTGTGCATTAACAAACTGGGCGCGAATAGCTACGAGGAGATCTCTGACAAGCTGCTGGGGCGAGCCTTCAAAGAAATTATTCGCTGGATGCTGATTGTGTACAACATCGGCACCGCTGTTGGGTACATTGTCGTCATTGGCGAGATATTCACCCCGATGCTGCCGGTGATCCGCTTGTACGTGCCGTGgctctcgtcgtcgtcgcacaTAATGATTGCATCATGGTCGTTGGTGATGCTGCCTTTATCGTGCTTGCCGAAAGTGTCGCACCTGTACGTGACCTCATTCCTAGCCATCGCCGCGACCTTCTTCATCTCCGGCATCATCGTCTACCGCTACTTTGTACCGCTGAGCTCGGCCCCGGCTGCGAGGAATTCCGAGGAGGACATCAAGTATTTCTGCGTCTCTCGCCGGTCACTCCTGGCGCTTCCCGTAGTGATGTTCGCCTTCGACTGTCAATCTCTCGTATTCCAAGTATGGACGGAGCTAGCCTACCCTTCGCGGGGCAGCATGGCAAAAGTGGCTACTGTTAGCGTGCTTGTCACAAGTCTGGTCTACGGCGTAGTCGGATTTTTCGGGTACATGGCCAACACCCCGCACGTGCACGGCAACATCTTGACCAACTATGACCCAATGCGTGATCGCCTCTTTGCCATCGGTGAAACCTTCTACTCCATCACCGTCAATGTCGCCTACGTCTTGATTCTCATTCCGTGCCGCGATGCCATCTTCCAAATGTGGTACGGCTTCAGCCACACCCACGAGTCTCTAGAGATCCCCCATCACAGCAACCTCCTTGTGAGTGTTTTACTATCGTTTTTTTGCTTGTGTCTCGCACTGCTGGTGCCGGGATTTCTGTACATTGTAGCACTCATGGGCGCTTTCTGTAGCAGCACGCTGTGTTTCACCTATCCGGCCCTCTTCCGGCAGCGCCTTCACATTCTCGGGCTGGCACCGTACGCCGGGTACGAGCGCCTCGCCGTGTGGGCCATGTACTTCTTTGGGTTTTCCGGTGCCATGATGGGCTTCTTCGTCCTTGTTGGGATGTAA